The Streptomyces lienomycini sequence CCCCATCTCGGCCCAGCACCGGCACGCCTGGAGCGACGGCCTGGCGATGCGGGCCGCGCCGCACGGCGTGTTCGCGGCCGGCCGCCCGGCCGAGGCGGCCCGGCTGGCGGCGATCGACGGCTCGGTCAGCCACGAGGGCGAGGGCATCTACGGCGGCCAGGCGGTCGCGGCGGGCGTCGCGGCGGCGATGGCCGGGGCGCCGCCCGTGGCGGTCGTGGCCTCCGCCCTGGCCGTCGTACCGGACGACTCCTGGACCGCCCGCAGTCTGCGCCGCGCGATGACGGCGGCCCACCGCGGCGAGCGCGCGGTGCGCTCCGCGGTGGTCGTCGGCGGCTATCCGTGGACCGACCTGGCCCCCGAGGCGGTCGCCCTCGCCTTCGGCGCCTACGCGGCGGCCGACGGCGACTTCACGGACGCCGTGCTGACGGCCGTCAACATGGGCCGCGACGCCGACACCACGGCCGCGGTGGCCGGTGCCCTGGCCGGGGCGACCCGGGGCGTCCACGCCATTCCGGCCGACTGGTCCGCCGCCATCGGCCCCGCCCGCGGGAGCTGCCTGCCGACGATGGCCGGCCACCACGTCCTGGAGGTGGCCGACCTGCTGATCCACGGGACGCCGCCGGGGGACACGGACGGCGCGTCGCCACCACCGCGAGCGCCGCGGGGAGCGGAGCACGGGCCGCACGCCGCCGAGCGAGTACGCCGGGGACCGGAACGGGTGACGGCGGGTACGGGCGCAGCGACGCACTCCGCGCCCTGCGACACCGGCCTCCCGCCCCGCGAGCCGACACCCCCCGGCACCCGGCGACCACACCGGGACACGCCCCCGCCACCGGCGGAGGTGGGGACGTGAGCAGGACCAGACCGGCGGGCGAGGCAGCGGCCACCACGGCGTACGTCGCGCCACCCGAAGAGCCGGACCAGGAGACCCCCGGCGGAAGCGGACACCGCCCGGGGGGCGACCCGGGGCCCACACCGGGGCCCGAGCAGTGCGCCGAACCGGACCCCACACCGGGAACCGAGCAATGCACCGGACCGGACCCCACACCGGGAACCGAGCAATGCACCGAACCGGACCGCACGCCGAGCACCATTCCGGGCCCCATGCCGGAGACCGAGCCGGGGGCCGCACCGGAGACCGAGGCAGGCGCCGAACCGGTGATCGAGCCGCGCGCCGCACCGGACCCCACGCCGAACACCATGCCCGGCTCCACGCCAGAGGCTGGGCCGGGGGCCACGCCGAAGACCGAACCGGGCGCCACGGCGGGGACCAGGACAGGCGCCGAACCGGCAGCCGCACCGGAGACCGAACCGGGCGCCGCACCGCACCCCCCGCCGGGCCCCACACCGGAGACCGAACAGGGCGCCGCGCCGCACCCCCCGCCGGGCCCCACACCGGAGACCGAACCGGGCGCCGCACCGCACCCCCGCCGGGCCCCGCGCCGGAATCCGAGCCAGGGCCCCGGCCGTGCCCCGCACCGAGCGCCGCGTCGGAGGTCGTCGCGCCGTCCCGCACGGTGTCGCTTGCCGGGCGTATCGAGGGGCTCCTTCTCGGGCTGGCCGCCGGGGATGCCGCCGGTTGGCCCGCCGCGCGGCACCGGGCCGCCCGGATGCCGGAGTGGACGCGTCGGCTCACGCGTGAGCTGGACACCTTCGCCGAGCAGAACGCGACCACCACCCTCCCCGTCCCCATCGCCCTGAACCAGCCGCCGGAGCCGCTGCGCCTGGGGCCCTCGGACGACGCCGAGTGGGCGGCGTTCGCCGCGGAGGCGGTCCTGCGGGCCGGGGACGACAGCGCGCTCGGGGACGTGGGCCGGGACCGCCGGATGCGGGCCGCGATCGACCTGACCTGGAACGCCGTCGCCAGCGAGGTGGCCGCGGCGGCCGACCGCGCCCCCGAGGTCGAGTCGGCCGTACTGCCGCTGCGCGCCCGCATCTCGGTGCGGGCCGGACTCGGCAACCTCGCCGCCGGCCTGCGGCCGCCCGCC is a genomic window containing:
- a CDS encoding ADP-ribosylglycohydrolase family protein, which encodes MASTACIPPVPAPQDSVGLRERARGALLGLAVGDALGAPAENMKPSQIRARWGRITGYVADRPAGTDDTEYAIFSGLLLARYGSALTPVHVETAWHEWIADREEGPFRGAGFSERGTLENLRRGLAAPISAQHRHAWSDGLAMRAAPHGVFAAGRPAEAARLAAIDGSVSHEGEGIYGGQAVAAGVAAAMAGAPPVAVVASALAVVPDDSWTARSLRRAMTAAHRGERAVRSAVVVGGYPWTDLAPEAVALAFGAYAAADGDFTDAVLTAVNMGRDADTTAAVAGALAGATRGVHAIPADWSAAIGPARGSCLPTMAGHHVLEVADLLIHGTPPGDTDGASPPPRAPRGAEHGPHAAERVRRGPERVTAGTGAATHSAPCDTGLPPREPTPPGTRRPHRDTPPPPAEVGT